Part of the Nicotiana sylvestris chromosome 5, ASM39365v2, whole genome shotgun sequence genome is shown below.
GTGAGGCGCAgatgagtgattatatagccaaggcatatgggtaacaataccggtgctattgtcccccttatttgtactattcctaattgttgtattttttttttctttttattaataaaaaactagccctaggcgcttgcctagcggattgcgaaatatatatatatatatattatataccttTAAAATCATTTGCACAATATAATTTTCCAACAAAAGATGGTCAAAATTACATGACGAAATGTGGTCAATACCCTTACCGGAGTGTAGCTTCGCACCTATACCTCACATGTGAAGAAGAGGCGGAACAGACTTTTATTTCGCTACTGATTCTTTCTCATTTATACATTATGGAACTATAATTTTACCTTAAAGTGAAAATCTTTTATAGAAATTATACCTTAAAATACTTGTtcataccaacaacaacaacaacccagtataatttcatacgtggggtttggggagggtagtttgTCCTCAACCTTTACCCCCACCCcgagggcagagaggctgtttccgaaagaccctcggcacAAGGAGATGAAAAAAAAGCACTTGTGTTCATACCAAAAGCGTGAAAAAATTCTATGGAATTGTCTGGATCAACTTTGCATTTATAAGTAAGCTACTCATCGAAAAAGAGATGAAACCAGGGGCGCAGCTAGAGCATACAATACGGGTTCTCGGGAACCCAGTAATTTTTGCGTAGATcctgtatttatattaagaaattcactaaatatttgtaaatatctaactgTGAACCCAGTTATTATTGCATATTAATCTAAAATTACGGTAGGAACCCATAAGcctcaaatcctggatccgcctctggatGAAACCCAGGGCTTTGGTTCAATCATTAAGACGATCATGGAATAAGTAAGACACTTATCAAAAATGCATTGTATCTCTTAAATGTTAATAGTCACGTACAACTATTTCGGCTTTAGGTGATGCTCGCTGATATTTTGTGAACTCTGCGAGTATCTTTGCCTCTGTATATGCATAATACGGACCAGGCTCAATTAGCATTCTCACCAGCATCGGAGCATTGGCCAATAGAAGCTTGACGAGCTGCATTTCAAGCATTGTGCATGTTATTCCTTCAACCTTGACAGTCCTAAGGTGATTCAACGTCACATCCGAGAAGCTTGCTGAAACTTCATCAACTTCATTATCCGATTCATCCATAGATACCTAAGAAAGATTATAAAGATTGAAGATCTAATGAGTACGAAAATAAGGAAGTCGTCATTACATATGAATAGCGCatacaaaagaaaatgaaaactaTAAACATCACTAATAACCTTCACTTCGAGAGTTTGTAAATATGGGGCACTTCGTATCAAGCAAAGAGCACAGGAAATATCATCTAATTCATCCACAGATACATAAAGATGTTTGAGATGGTTAAGAGCAGAGGAAAGCCGTCTTGGTACATCAGCAACCAAGAActacaaataaaattaaaaatcagGATGACACAGAAGCCCGTAAGATGGTACATTTAATGAGAATACATTACAATGAAGTTTTGAAGCAACATTTACCTGGGAACTTCCATATTCCAAGTGCAGATGCTCAAGAACAGGAAATGACTGAAGAAATTTGTCAAGATCACATTTTTCTGAATCTTCATAAGATTCACCATACATAAGAGAGAGTTTAGTAAGATGAGGAACATATTTTAAGGGGGCTTTAATTTGAATGTGGCTTAAAGTATCTGAGATTTTCAACACTAAATTCTCAAGGTACGGGCTAGAAGAGATTAAACTTTCCAGTGATATGGAAGAAACTGAGACATGACACAGTTCCAGGCTAATTAACATATTGAATCCTTTGAAGGCCGGTGGAGGACATATTAGACAATTCTGGAGGGTCAAATGCCTCAATTGGGAACACGTGaaaaatgacgaaggcaatttgtatAGGTTCCACTCTGAAAATTGAACAACAAGATGTTCAATGCCGTTCCTAGAGAGGAAATATATCAAGCTGTCAATCTTAGGATACTTTTTCAGTTCAGACATGGAAAGGGTAAACTTAGTAATCGGTCCTGAATGAAGGGTCAAAATGTTGTACATAATGTTTGTAAACTTAATAGAAGGGGATAGCAAGTTATTTGTCGTCTTCCAAATTTTATCATCAAGTGTCAGCTGTGGAAGTCTGCACCACTTATACCTCCATTGCTTCGATAAGATGCTTGTCCTCACAGCATCACGCAAAGGCAAACGCATCAGAATGGCATTGATAACATTCTCAGGGAGATTGGTAGGTAAACTTTCACAACTATGTTTTTTGTGCTTAGGTGGCATCATACAACACCGATAGGACtgcagaaaataaacaagaacacAAAGGTAAGTAATCTACAAATTATCTGCATTTAGTACATAGAGAACACTCTGATGAATGGCATTCTTTAGAGCAAGAATACCTTCCATAAATACTTCATGAATCCAAGGGAATATACAGATTTGTTATTGGAAAGAGAAAATCAAAAACATTACATACGAGAAACACATCATCTTTTGCCTCTAATAAACTTCTCAACGGACATCTATAGCTACACGGCAAGGAAAGATATATGTCCAGTATTTGCGAAGTTTCACTCTAAGTTAGTTCTTGGTTGGTAGGACATAAATTAGACACAATGTATTATTACTAGGTTCGGTGGCGATTGGTGAAAATTAAAGTAGAATTAGTTCAATTAAATTGCACACCGCGAGGAGTCCCTTGCACCATAAACGATTCGCTTCCATTTGATATAGAAAGGAAAAATACTTTAAATAATTTACACCAATACCTAACTTCAAAACAATCCAATGCTTACCAGCCtatcccccccccccaccccctaTATCGCACCCAACTTCCAAGGGTATGGCATAGCGGCCAATGAAGTGGGATGAAAACCATGAGAGAATAAGGTTCAAATCTAGCTTTAGGTAATTTCTTTCCATTTACTAAACcataatggatgtagttacaagTGCCTGTGGAATAGTTGAAGCCCTCAAACTCGCTAGGGCACCACTGTTTTAGTGGTGGGGGTGGGGGACTCTCTATGTCACATTTTCTAGAATAAATTCTTCTACTCCAACACTACATCAATCCTTTAGAAGATTCTGGCAAGCGCCATTTACTTCTAGAAGATTCAAGAACATGCCCCGAAACTGAGCTGTGACTTAACTGTGGATGAATAAGTGTTCTACATCTTCCTAATCTTCTTCGCACATTACATACCTGTTGCAAATTATCAATCCCCTTCATTGTAAACTGTGTTGGGTCAAGCAAGCCTCTCTAGACACTAACCAAAAGAAGCATTTAACCTTGTAAGGTGCTTTTTTTTCATATCCTTTTGCATGGCCATATTTATTGTTGTTGACTTTCCTGATATAAAAGATTTGTATGCAGACTTCACTGGAAAATACACATCTTTGTTCCTTCCATATTATCCTGTGTGATGTAAACTGCAACTCTTGAAGAAATCACTGGTACCAGGTAGCTCTACGGCTCTACCCACCAAGACTTGGGTAGATCGGAAGAAATCACCTAATGTTTTCGTCTTCGGTAGTATTGAACGTGAGACGTCATGGTTCTCCTCCTACTTCTTTCTAATTACTTTGCTTCCATAATTATCACTCATTACACACTACCGAAGACCTCATGGTTCTCCTCCTACTTCTTTCTAATTACTTTGCTTCCGTTTATCACTCATTACAGAACCTCCATAACCATTTCATTGGGACAGATATTTTGAAACCTTACATTTCTAACTCTGGTACCTCTATCCTTCTTATCTATTAGAGGTCGTTTGGTCTGAGGGATAACGGATTATAATCTGTTATGATTTCAAGATTAATTTATCCCACGTTCGGTAGGATTTTTGATATAGGGATTAGCAATCCCTGAATTGTTTATATACCATTGGggtattatttttatctccacTCCAAGTGGGAGAAAAATGCCACGATTAATAATGCAGGAATTAAACACCAAAATGACACGtctgtcattcttcaaaactctTCTCCTAAAGTCCTTAAAGAAAGCCAAAgctaaaattgaaaataaaagttTATTCCACTTTTTCTAGTTTAAAGCAAACACATGTTTTATATTATACTTTTTATATCCCATTTTCAGTCAAATGAACCAAACATCTAACAATAAAAGTATATCCACTAAATAATCACGCCATTCTTAATCCAATATTATAATCCCATCATTATAATCCAGTATTACTTGTTATCAGTGCTTCTTTCATCTTTTATTTTGGTATCGTAGTCTTAGTTTTCTAAATATCTTGTACTGTTATTACTTACTATCAGTGCTTCTTTCATCTTTTTCTTAGTTGTGGgcctatcggaaacaacctctctacccgtTCAGGGCAGGAATAGGATAGGAATAAGGCTGTATAAATTTTAGTCTCCCAGACCCCAATTGTGGGAATACactaggtcgttgttgttgttatattattaaTCCCAAAATAACTTGTTCAccaaccaaacaaccccttacAGTTTTATTTTCCAATTAACCAGATTGAAGGATCTTTTTCCCCAGTTTCCTTTTTTGTGAGAGAAACGTCAATGGATTCTTATGCTTTTAAATAAAACTACATTAAGAAGTCACTATTAAAGAACACATACACAAACGCCCAAAACGAAACTAAAAATTAAAACATAGTATTGAAACAGAACATAACAGACTTATTATTGAAGTTCATTCAAAAGGGAATAAATgataaaacacaaaaataaataaatgatggAAGCACAATTTAAACTTACAAGAAGATTGCTGATAATGGAAATTCCAAAAGGATGGAATGTGCCTTTACTCTTTGGGTTGTTGTCAGAAACCCTTATGCACCTACTTGTGTGCTGCTTGAGCTGTTAACGGCTTGTTTCGATGGTTGTTAGCATTTGTactgtattttatgttatttaaggGGTGGTTTGGTAGAATagcattagataaaataatgcatgTGCAGACAATAAATTAgtgtcgagaaaataaaatcaagaccgaaaaatatcgcaacaatcgtagtattttatttagaatatttgagtgttacaatctctatgaatgcTCTGATTCTTCCTTCCAATAGTagataaattcaagggcctttgagcttcaTCTTGAATTTGACCTTGAtctgttcttcgttcttgaacttgcacttgatttcttgaacttgaagcttgaagcttgaaacttgtggaggaatttgcagcgtttgatccacgagctctttcttgcttcttgttataactgtcacacctcctttttcacctacaccccggaaaaagggtatatgtaaaggaagtttttctaattaaaggacaatcgaaacgggatttattttaagaaattcagagtcgccacttgggagatttatggtgtcccaagtcaccgattgaatcccgaatcgaggaaaatatgactctgtttaacagtccgcgaaccagaaatccgagtaaggaattctgttaacccgggagaaggtgttaggcattcccgaattctgtggttctagcacggttgctcaactgtcatattcagcttatttatctgaatttaatacatgttgaacttatgtgccaattttagctttcaaccgcttttattcaattatttttagagaaaattgaacgtcgtttaaaacgtgtctttgAATTGcgtcatatgaaatgcacccgcaatcctgaacacattttattcaacgtttttgggatttgatttgggtcacatgaaatgcacacccgagtttaagaaggtaaattattaaaagcgcacctaaagtgactaatgtgttattatctttggggagggctgtgaaattcgctaaacggcccatttcgaattctaagtattttatcatagacatttaagaggaccccgcaatttatgcatttttgtttagcagggctcgcctcatttattatttaaaggccaacctaaagcaaactacaattttctacttagtttgtctctaataataacagaaaaatccctaattaattagtattgttcaagaactaatattaagaactttatatatatcaatcaacaataatcccattttaaactaaggcataaactatatggaaacatcaattggttacagttaagaccagacaatctatacatacatagtcaaaatttcagcagaagctattgttgtatacaatctataccttgagcacagttggacaacttaacacatgaatcataacaagaaaacaaaattatAAACAGCAAAAGCTAATAGaatttaacattcaaacaagacttttattcaaattccaattcgaacatccaaatctgcatacaaattcaatctggttccaacttgtggcacttcatttgttagcaaaaggtatgaaggaatacctggaaatgaaagtcaaaagggggtgagatcagaagtaaaaacaacatcaatcaccagcagcaacaaaacaGTCTCAGTTTTAATCCATCTATTAACCCCAGatagttcaatgaaacagtatatggaagatggtttcagccaattcaaaattgaaaaccaaaaatagaaatcaatgaaacagtaaattcCAGTATTTTTCAGAatgttttcttagctctctgcccatgtatatccagtgtatccagagtgtatatcgagtgtataccgctctctccgccccctttttttcttctcctctcCGAATTTCCTAGCCTTCTACCCTATTTTAATGTtctccctctctcagaatctcttccaagttttcttagcttTCTGCCcttgtatatccagtgtatccagagtgtatatctagtgtataccgctctctctccccccccccttttttttctctaatcTGATTTTAAGCTCCCTTAAATGGgaattcaattagtgcattttctactaccaattcaacttttcatttctttaatcatccacttaattgtTCACTCAATTAatgcttttaattaatttgataatgcaaatactaccctaccactattagaagcttctcaattagtaaattgtcccaaccagattttcctcttcttattctcaatggattttggctgagttttggttttgggcctggctaaattggctcaaccagattttcctcttcttattctcttttccttttcaattttcttttcctttttcttttcaataattaaaactaaaatcctaataaattataaaacaccaaattaacttaaaaattaattaattctaactaataattatcacaaataattaaatgccaaattaaaagaaaatcacacaatttgactaaaattacaaaaatatgttatatttttttgaatttttatttttgtaaaacatctaattattaattaattccaaaaaatgtaaaaatcaaatctcaaatgaaaatgctatatttttgtatttttaatgcattaacaaaattaaacatgcacacaaatatatgcaaacaatcagggaaatcacacaataattcctaaaaataacacataattaaagaaaagacctaattttgggaattcttgtggagtaattcgtatgaggcaaaaatcgcgtgctcacagctgcccctctttgtccggaaacatgaagagttttcgtgcaaagataaagtgagcggatacgagcgatttttgcctgtttgaatactccgtggggaagcatttttgaaagatttcaccgaacctctgcttcaaaggtttcctatatatccttgtctataaaggaatcaggtcaatgtagttcgggaagttttggtagctgggactaccatgaagctgcggttttgATGTTACTACTGCTGcggctgctgctgatactgcctactgacctccttattacaccatgacaaaaatgaagaagctagactaagctataatctatgctttacaaaggtttatttccaaacttgatcttgtgactgatgttgccttgtCGATTTGTGCTTCCTCCGCTGTTTATTTACTTCTgactcgacttgtggtcttccttctgatttctgctggggatttttgttgtaaccctccgctttactgacttcaaacttcaatgtattcctctgttatatgggcgggctcccaacttcaaaacttgaaaaatgtaaagactgaaatgtattccctgctctccaggcgagctcctgactgctaaacttgaactgcttctccctgttctccaagcgggtacctgattgctagacttgaaatgtattccttgctctccaggcgggctcctgactgctaacttgaaatgtataccctgctcttcaggcgggctcctgaattcaaccaaaatagacgaaaacaaaggaaattttctgccccagtttgggtatctgggaacatatgtaagtgtaaaacgaatcacattaccaaatatcaacaagaacttgaaaactaaaacttgaattgtactcccttgttctccaggagggctcctgactgctgaactcgaaccgtcttctcttgttacttgacactattttcccttgcacctcgaaccatttcccctgaaacttgaactaccttccttcgaaactgttttccctagaaACTTAAGTTGTTtccacttgttctccaggtgggtgcctgattacaacaaaatagacaaagcaaagaaaattttcttcccccagtttgcactaggaagatttgtgagttgttagcaatattgtaaatcaaaatataacttgaaataccaagactaggaagtgcgtctcctaggggtggaacattaatgacttaaactaggaagtgtgtctcctaggaataaatttaaatgaccgagactaggaagtgcatctcctagggatgagaacttcagtgactaaaactcatacgatccaaactaggaagtgcgtctcctaaaagtgtATCCTAAAAAAaatagactaggaagtgcgtctcctaagggtataACTTTAGTGCATGGAACCAGgaattgcgtctcctaggggaaagttcaatgtaggaagtgcgtctcctaaaacaaaaatataacctgaaaaacccagactaggaagtgcgtctcctaggggtgaaactttaatgactcaaaataggaagtgtgtctcccacgaatgaacttaaatgaaccagactagaaagtgcgtctcctaggagaaaatctcaatttaggaagtgtgtctcctaaaacaccaatacaacctgaactacccatactaggaagtgcgtctcctagggagtgaaatctcaatttaggaagtgcgtctcctaaaacaaaaatataacttgaactacccagactaggaagtgcatctcctaagggtgaaatctcaatttaggaagtgcgtctcataaaacaaaaatataacctgaactacccagactaggaagtgcgtctcctaggggtgaaatctcaatttaggaagttcatctcctaaaacaaaaatataacctgaactacccagactaggaagtgcatctcctatgggtgaaacatcaatgactcaaactagaaagtgcgtcttcTACGGATGAActatcaatttaggaagtgcgtctcctaaaacaaaatgtaATTTGGAAAACTTagactaagaagtgcgtctcctagaggtAAAACCATCAGTGACTCAAACTcatatgatccaaactaggaagtgcgtctcctaaagggtaaaatctcagtttaggaagtgcgtctcctacaacaaaatataactttaaaacccagactaggaagtgcatctcctacgggttatgtgtgatcttctcaatagacTTTGCGTAatcagaattggggcattacacctgaaaatttcaagCTTCCCAGCTTTGATATGAACACAGCTTCTgtccctgtttcagacaaagaaaacttgtgagtttaaatatggtggttggtttgtggccttaaCTTTGcgacgattgctccttcacttgccattataactttgatttcaccttgaaagacgttgcttgcttattgactaaccaatttctctgtcacccatatcacagaaaatacctcttctccgttcagacccaataccctctatctattgcattgctcataaaccgacatttaccaaacccttgtgttttcacatgaatctcaaagtacgacaattgccacccactcagtgcgtatgctgttctttcttgaattaaaccactggccttggccttgaggtctattgctccttcacttgccatgctagttttgatttctacttggaaaacctcgcttgtcactggttaaccattTTTGTCAATCTTACCACAAAAGGTACCTTTGATCTTTTCACCTAATACCATCCACCCGTTGCATTGTCCATgacttgatatgtaccaaacctttgtgtttcacaaggatcccaaagtatattgattgttaccagctcagtgctcttgttgtttttcctgacttgtgacactttgatgtgctagccagatcccatTTTGttcaattggaaagctggtggcaaattttgaagtcatttcttatttgttttgaccaaacagactcaaagaTAGGGAGTAACCTAGACAAAAGGCATAGAGTATAGGACAAAGGGAAGAGattattcctaacaagaaaactacaaagtagaaacctatcagacgtggataccaactctaatggccatgacatgcacttgtggcctattctgtgaagcaaatctgatgttcaactcttgttgtacccttAAACCATGAAACtgagcttcaatgctccgattatccaatctgattcacaatacttattcggcttgtagtgcccagagggttttcaccatcaagcctatctcgttttgttcttttctctcatcttacagtcgcctcaaggtccccgtgaaggttttcaccaataagactctctcactttttatttctttcagctttcatcgccttgcgGTACCCGTGGGGTttttcatcaataagattctctcctttttttgcttgaaccagagtgtttcccttcatatgaatcacctctgcttgctcgacttggcatgtctcgaagactggtcggaagatttttctttggatcgtaatgtgggcttttggatggagttaggaagaaagggtatcaaaaggctcaaaacaactcaattgggttcaaaattataactttcggaatcagatttcttacaactaccacaacttctgccccaatttcttgcttggggacttttggattttcttttgatgagaccgaaccgtgaggctgcctacgtatccttaaaaggaatcaggtcgaacg
Proteins encoded:
- the LOC104224415 gene encoding F-box/FBD/LRR-repeat protein At1g13570-like, which encodes MMPPKHKKHSCESLPTNLPENVINAILMRLPLRDAVRTSILSKQWRYKWCRLPQLTLDDKIWKTTNNLLSPSIKFTNIMYNILTLHSGPITKFTLSMSELKKYPKIDSLIYFLSRNGIEHLVVQFSEWNLYKLPSSFFTCSQLRHLTLQNCLICPPPAFKGFNMLISLELCHVSVSSISLESLISSSPYLENLVLKISDTLSHIQIKAPLKYVPHLTKLSLMYGESYEDSEKCDLDKFLQSFPVLEHLHLEYGSSQFLVADVPRRLSSALNHLKHLYVSVDELDDISCALCLIRSAPYLQTLEVKVSMDESDNEVDEVSASFSDVTLNHLRTVKVEGITCTMLEMQLVKLLLANAPMLVRMLIEPGPYYAYTEAKILAEFTKYQRASPKAEIVVRDY